Below is a genomic region from Methanolobus sediminis.
GGTTCATCTGAAATTTTCTTTTTTACTGCAACAGTTGGCTTTGGAGCATCAGTCGTTACCGGAGGAACTACTTTCGGAGTTGCGGGTTTAGGAGTAACTTTAGCGGGCTTCGTTGATGCAGCTTTTACAGAAGAAACAGGAGCATGCTTTCCTGCACTTACATCAGCCCTGGCCATCGAAGGAGTTGGAACTTTAGCTGCAACAGTTCCAGTTTGTGCTTTAGTCGGTGCAACCGATGGCGCTTCAGGCACAGAATCGGCTACATAATTCTGTGCAATCGGTTTTTGCATAGTCTTTGCTGGTTGCGGAGGTATTTCCTTTTTTGGAATGGATACCTGTTGAAGAGACTTTGCCTCAGTAGACTGCTTACTGGTGGTTTGTGAAACTTGTGAGTGTGCATTAACAGTTTCAGAGCCTTCAGAATGCTGATAAGAAGAAATTTTAGGAACTTTTGGGGTCTTTTGAAGAATATCAGACACAGCTTTTGAGTAATCTTTTTCTTCATCCTTTACAGTACTTTTCTCGTCATCCGTTTCAATTTCAACAGACTGATAAGATACATCATCAAAAGCACCTGACAGGACATCAGGAACATTTACTTCAAAAGAAGGAAATGTTGCAGATGGCTCAATTTCCATATCCTGATCATCAGAATAAGTTATAGTCTCATCCCCTGCCTCAATAAAGCCTTCACCGATGACAATCATTTTTTTGCCCTCGGTAACCTTGTCCGAATCGCTGGCATCTTCATCTACAGCACCAGATTTTATAAGATTAAGAATGGCATCTTTTTCTGAAAGGTCAATTGTACTTTTACCAGGCTTATTCCCATCAAAATGAGAGAGAAATGCCTCGTTCAGCTTTTTCATAACGTCAGAAGACAAATGTTTATCTGATTCACCGTTTTTTTCTGCATCTGAAGACACCATATCACCCACATATAGATAGCTGTAAATCACTGAACCTGCAACCACACTGAATCAAGCACACCCATATACTTCGTTCCACCATAATTGAATACTACTGTTGGATCTTCAATGGAAGCCCAGCCCGAAAGCTTTGGTTTCACTACCCAAGTCCTCTTTACAGTTTCTCCAGGAGCTATTGTATCAAAGAACAGATTGATCTTTTCAGGCTCAAGGGTATTTGCGAACTTACCTTTGATAGCAAAATCGTGATATGGCTGCTGTGTAAAATTCTTAACCCACACATCTATGGTAGCTGTTTTCCCTATGGTGATCTGCTGTGAAGGAACAAATTTTACATATTGTGCAATGGATTCCTTCTGTATCGGAGTTGCACCAGAAACATCAATAATTCTGCTGTTCTCCTTTTTCCTGGCTTTATCTTTCTTATCAATGTAAAGACCGAGGCCGAGCATAATCACAGCAGCAATAAATATCAGTGGAGCATTATTTGCAATAACATCGATTTTTGTAGTCTCCATCTCGATATTTACTTCGTCTACATTATCAAGTGTTAATGGAACTGTGAATGACACTCTTGTAATGATCCATCCCAGCTGACTATTCTGGAGAATAAAATATATAGGAATAGTGCTGTTTTGGCCATCAGGGCTTAACACTGTACATTCCACATCAACAACAGCAGCCGATCCATTAATTTCCTGAGAAACAATATTTATATTCTGGATCGTACCAGGTTCAATTCCTTTATTGCTGAATATCATTTCAATACTTGCAACCGCAAGGAAATCCTTACCTGTGTACATATTAAAGGCAGTATTAAAATCATCATCATTAATAGCAGTCAAAAATGTGGTCACTATTTCAGGTACTTCTTCTTCGGGGTCACTACTGACACAACCACTACTATACACACTTAACAGGATAACAAATACCAAAATAACTGAACAATACTTGTGTTTCATTTAAGCACCTGAGATGATCAAATATTATTATTAAGCTATTATAATATAGGCATAGTACTTAATTTTATTTGTGCTAATTGTATATATTGCGCGTTAGAAAAATGAATAAAGATGAAAATTAGAATAAAGAAGGAAAACGAGAGAAATCTGCAATAAATCTTGATTTGCCCGTTTCAATCATTACAGCATACTCAAATGCCTGGCGATCATCAACAATAAATGAACGAATACCGCTACGCCCTTCGATCAACTGCCGTCCGGAATCACAGGATGTATGAAGTTCATCAATGCCATCTATATCAGTTATTATCATTTCAGAAGGCAGAGAAATACTCATCTTTTCAATTGCAGGATGTCCTAGAACCCATAAGCTATGTTTTCCACTTTCCAGTGATTCAGGCACACCATATACAATATTAACTGTGACCTTTATTTCAGAAGTGCTTACATTGCCTCTTGCACCGGAAACATTCATATTAAAGGAATCAAGAGAAAGTACGGCATTCCCACCATCTATTAAAACATAACTTAAGTATTGGCCTGTACAGTTCCTTTTGAATTCATCTACAAAATTTTCAACTTCATCCTCACTTACGATACTATTATTGTCAGCATCAAGACTCAATCTGAAGGCTTCAGCATCAGTTCCGGTATACACTTCATTAATCGTGAAATCAATAGAAGTATCATAAAACTGCAACCCATTTGTAAAAATAGCATCTGCAGAGGATAAAGGAATAAATGATAAAATAATAATCAAAGATATTAACAGACTTTTTTTTGACATGAAATCCCTCAAAAAAGTAAAGGTGAATATTATTATTTCACCTTATGGATATAATTGTATCGTTTCTCTGGTACCATATGATGAAGGTGTTATAAATTCAGCCTTTGTAGTAGCTCCAGCCTCAGGAGTCATAACTATTGATACAGCCGACCGTGGTGCAACATCCAGATTGGAATCTTTCTGATTACTATTGGTTGTTACCCCATCTATTGTTGTATATGAAAGATCACCATCTGCTACTACTGATATATAGATTGTCACCAGATCACCTGTATTCATGATAGGGTTGCCCTGTGAAAATGAAATGTCTTCATCCCTTATTTTCTGCACAGTAAAGAAGTATCTAGCATTTGCACCTGGTGTAGCCTGAGTACCTGTCAACAAATGACCTAAGTTTGCACTTGCATTGTTAGATGAAGAGAAATTTGCCATCAAACTACCATAGGTTTTATCGTTATTTCCATAAATAAGGTCATTCGTGTTAGTACTATCAGTTATTGTGATTATTAACTGATTAAGATCTACAGGAGAACTTCCAACATTAAGACCCACTTTTACTTTTAGAAGTGATATATTAGAAGCCATTGTTGAACTTGTTTTTGCACGAACTCCCTCTATACTTTTAATGATAAGATTTGATGACACTTCCTGAGTAGCCTGTTTTCCGGTAGATTGAGCTTGCTGTTGAAGTGTGCCCGATGTCTGAATGAGCACAGATGCAGCTACAGCAGCAATCAATACCATGGCTATGAAAATAATTAGAGTACCAATACCTACCTGAGCAGTATTGCTCCTCGAAAAGAGATTTGAATTAGGCACTATATTGACCCCCCTCTGAAAATATCAGTTGATGTGTTGATACACATCAACCATATAATTACGGATACAGCTGAACAGTCTCAGTCACACCGTATGAAGATGGCAGTACGAAATCTGCTGTTGTCGCTGCACCAGATTCAGGAGTCAGAACAATATTCACAGTTGTCCTTGGAACAAGAGTGAGTCCTGAACTTTTAAGGGTGCTTAAACCAGTAATGTCGCCTACATTAGGATAAGTAGTACCCTGTGAAGCAGAAGATGTAGTAGCAATATACAAAGTGATAAGGTCACCAGTATTCATTACGGGGTTTGCTTGAGAGAATGAGGAATCTTCATCACGGATCTTTTCTACAGTATAATAGTATTCTGAATTATTACCTACCGTACTGGTCGCACTAAGAAGCTTTTCAAGATTTGCAGTAGCATTAGTATCTGAGAAAGCGCTCATGTTACCATCAGAAGCACCGGTTGATGCATAGGACTTTTCATTGCCTGCATAGACAAGGTTGTTAGCTGTTGTACCATCACTAATAGAAACGACTACCTGATTTACATCCACAGAAGCACTACCTACATTAAGACCGACCTTAAGCTTAAGAAGGTCAATTGTGTCTGACATGTCGGTTGAAGTGTTCTTAGCACGTACTCCCTCAATGGTTTTTACCATGAGGTTAGATGATACTTCCTGTGTTGCCTGCTTACCGGTTGACTGAGCTTTCTGCTGAAGTGTACCGGAAGTCTGAATCAATACAGCAGCAGCAACTGCTGCTACTAGAACCATAGCGATGAATATGATAAGAGTACCAATACCCACCTGAGCTCTGGTATTATTTTTCAAATGTAATGCGTTGTTTGCTTTCATGTACGATCCTCCTATAATCCAAATATATGGATGTTTTTATATATCAATTAATAATATATATAGTGGTTGGTTGGAAATATCAAACATTAAACAATGAGAGTTCGTGATGAGGAAGCATTATATATTAAAAATGTGTAAATAATAATCAGAGGGATGCGATGAATGCAGGCTTATTACTAAATGCCACTATCTGTTTTGCAATAACAATATCATCATTTGCTTTTGCATGGGTGCTCGCCCGCAGTGAAGAAGAGCATACTGATAAGAGCAAACCTGCCCTCTGGTCACTCGTGATATTATGGTCACTTGTGGGACTTACTTATCTGCCCACTACTATCAGAATGATAGCTGCTTACGTGGGAAGGGAAAATCTAGATCTCGTAATGTACAGCCTTGCAGCAGTACCATTTTCTTTTGTAGCTGTTCCACTAGTATTTTTTATATTATATGTTATAGTAGGGAATAAAAAAATAAGCGCATATATTTCACTACTTTTTGTACTCTTTGGAGTATCATACCTTATGCTACTATTTACAAGTGGTGTAATCGGACCCATCGTTTCAGATTACTCATCCTTATTCACAATAAATAGTGATATTGCAATTAATATCTACATGATAGGGCTTTTTGTGATACCCACCGCAATGATCATAGGATTTTTATTGTTGATCTTCCTTCAGAAAATGCCAAAACACCTCAGATACAGAACAGCATTACCGCTAGTTGCAATATCATTTGTGTTTGACTTTATGTTGACAGATATGATTACGATGTTGGATGTAATGCAGCTTGTTGCAAGAATATTTGTACTGATAGGAACTGTACAGGCATTCTTAGCATATTTCCCGCCAATGACATTGCAGGAAAAACTGGGAATTAAGAAATACCAGTACGAACTTTACGATGACGAAGACTCCGACATTGATGAGGAGGAAGATGTAGATGTCTGATGATATTGATGTAGAACTTGAGAACGCTGTGGCAGAGTTCTACCAATCATTAGGAATCCATCAGGGACCAGGAGACATTCAATACAGGTTGATATTGAAAGTGCTTGGAAGAAATGAGGGAAAGATCACTGAATTCTCAGAGATTAGAAAATATACAGACCAGTTTGCAGACAAGGGTAGTATTGGAAGCAAAATGAAAACTGTATTCCAGCTTGAAGGCCTAGTTGAAAAAGTCAAACGTGGCGGATACGTTATCACTGACAAGGGAATAACTGCATCCAATTTTCTTAAAGATAGCACTGCATTCTATAAGAAGAATAAGAGAATGGGCGAGATTATAGAAAGGATGCCATAAAAAGCCGCATTAAACAATAAGGATACATTTTTCTTAATGGACATGATCCATAACATCAATAAGTGTCAGACTCTGAAGAGATGCTATTTTCACAAAAAAACAAATTTGAACACCCACATCGTTTTTGAACTTCATCTTGATGGGGGGTTTTAATTAATAATATCTTTTTGCCGATACAATACCATTGAATGTTTTGCATTATGTACAGGTTACCTGATAGCTTGAAACTACTGACAAATATTTTTCTGTAAAAGATACGGTATTCAGGAATACCTATTTTTTCTGGCCTCTAAAAATAGCATTTGCTAAACGACAACTAATTAACCACTTGAATCTATCTTGCTAATCACTGTTTATTCTTCACAAGAATAAAACAGCTTACTGTTCTTTGCAATAAACTATTAAGTTGAGAGAGTTTAAAGATAACTAGCAAAAGTGCGACTAAATAAAGCAAAAGAAATAAGTTAAAACCAGTTGTGCATAACGTTGATAGGCATTTCAAGGCCATTATTTATTTAGAAAAATAAGAACTCCAAAATACATTGATATTGAAAAAGCATTTTAATTTAAAAATAAGAAATATAAGGTGAAATATTCACCTTATGGATACAAGCTAACTGTTTCAAGTGTTCCGTATGAAGAAGGAGTTACAAAGTCTGCAGATGTAGCTGCACCAGCTTCTGGCGTAAACACAATACTTATGGATGACCTAGGAGCAATTTCAAGACCAGTGCCCAATAATGTGAGACTAGACAAGTCACCAACTGTAGTATAACCAGTGGTATCACCATCTGCTACTGTTGAAATATACACCGTAATAAGATCACCAGTATTCATTACCGGCTTCTCCTGCGTAAATGAACCATCTTCATCACGAATCTTTTCTGCAGTGAAGAAATATGCACCATTATTGCCGACATCAGTAGTCGAATTTATCAATAGCGCTTGTAAATTATCACTTGCATCACCATCAGTATCGAAACCCTCCATTGCAGAATCATATGTCTTCTCATTATTTGCGTAAATAAGATTGTTTGTTGTCGTACCGTCCGTAATTGAAATGACTACTTGGTTCATGTCAACAGGAGAGCTACCAACATTTAAGCCGACCTTAACCTCCAACAAGGAAACGTTGGCAGTTAGATCAGTTGAAGTGTTCTTTGCACGAATACCCTCAATTGTCTTTACCATCAAATTAGATGACACTTCCTGAGTTGCTTCTTTTCCAGTAGACTGTGCTTTCTGTTGTAATGTGCCAGATGTCTGGATAAGAACTGCTGCTGCTACTGCGGCAACAAGTACCATTGCAATGAATATGATAAGGGTACCAATACCCACCTGAGCATTTGTATCCACATTAAAGAATCTTTTGTTTGCTTTCATAACAATAACCTCTTTAGAAAATAATATGTGCGAACAAATCGCACATCATTATTTATGGA
It encodes:
- a CDS encoding archaellin/type IV pilin N-terminal domain-containing protein — its product is MVPNSNLFSRSNTAQVGIGTLIIFIAMVLIAAVAASVLIQTSGTLQQQAQSTGKQATQEVSSNLIIKSIEGVRAKTSSTMASNISLLKVKVGLNVGSSPVDLNQLIITITDSTNTNDLIYGNNDKTYGSLMANFSSSNNASANLGHLLTGTQATPGANARYFFTVQKIRDEDISFSQGNPIMNTGDLVTIYISVVADGDLSYTTIDGVTTNSNQKDSNLDVAPRSAVSIVMTPEAGATTKAEFITPSSYGTRETIQLYP
- a CDS encoding archaellin/type IV pilin N-terminal domain-containing protein; its protein translation is MKANNALHLKNNTRAQVGIGTLIIFIAMVLVAAVAAAVLIQTSGTLQQKAQSTGKQATQEVSSNLMVKTIEGVRAKNTSTDMSDTIDLLKLKVGLNVGSASVDVNQVVVSISDGTTANNLVYAGNEKSYASTGASDGNMSAFSDTNATANLEKLLSATSTVGNNSEYYYTVEKIRDEDSSFSQANPVMNTGDLITLYIATTSSASQGTTYPNVGDITGLSTLKSSGLTLVPRTTVNIVLTPESGAATTADFVLPSSYGVTETVQLYP
- a CDS encoding archaellin/type IV pilin N-terminal domain-containing protein, which produces MKANKRFFNVDTNAQVGIGTLIIFIAMVLVAAVAAAVLIQTSGTLQQKAQSTGKEATQEVSSNLMVKTIEGIRAKNTSTDLTANVSLLEVKVGLNVGSSPVDMNQVVISITDGTTTNNLIYANNEKTYDSAMEGFDTDGDASDNLQALLINSTTDVGNNGAYFFTAEKIRDEDGSFTQEKPVMNTGDLITVYISTVADGDTTGYTTVGDLSSLTLLGTGLEIAPRSSISIVFTPEAGAATSADFVTPSSYGTLETVSLYP